Proteins from a single region of Terriglobia bacterium:
- a CDS encoding co-chaperone GroES, giving the protein MKVKPLYDRILVKRIEEKEQKRGNIIVPDTAKEKPMEGKVIAVGKGKLDENGKRIPLEVKVGDRILFGKYTGTEIKIDDDEHVILREDEVLGIFG; this is encoded by the coding sequence ATGAAGGTGAAGCCCCTGTACGACCGGATCCTCGTGAAGCGGATCGAGGAGAAGGAGCAGAAGCGCGGGAACATCATCGTCCCCGACACCGCCAAGGAGAAGCCGATGGAGGGGAAGGTGATCGCGGTGGGCAAAGGGAAACTCGACGAGAACGGCAAGAGAATCCCGCTCGAGGTGAAGGTCGGCGACCGCATCCTCTTTGGCAAGTACACCGGCACCGAGATCAAGATCGACGACGACGAGCACGTCATCCTGCGCGAGGACGAGGTCCTCGGAATCTTCGGCTAG